In the Drosophila biarmipes strain raj3 chromosome X, RU_DBia_V1.1, whole genome shotgun sequence genome, one interval contains:
- the LOC108023715 gene encoding run domain Beclin-1-interacting and cysteine-rich domain-containing protein, with translation MATPPPSPPLATGAAESAVDAAAEDATAAHPQQRQRLQQQQLARNSLLADLRRSTNFWFRAAKSKDSLQLLAQSCTRILQHGLLQPVELQRLADDFEFLLASAGKQQLQSQARPAPYRPACARGSASSAAVGVEEFLSEWTTRCLRARCLSQCLQTLVSDPELMELYYPSEEAFLRWSSDATALFVCLTAVQLNQSGLLGQLEVRHQLRHRRTCSQPNFSISPKLQVVPEERLQKRSFLRRLKSLPNLSQEVEELDDRTSFRRRCQTFSSSRSAKLREDQLDAPSTSSCSSSDSPKRIQLINCDDIKIWTDQTPQEVAPQGHEKKMQEAPKVSSSVGSYLGSLFGSTPLYTSWFQRGVGEDLNASGDGGMLDTFLPVNGRKLKKQQTLFEGVSMLDEAAASTTGGTSAPWDIQGSAGGGSTTSTTASSSVSITPGSDKIDQQSLASFLQMSRQTHNNTQLEKENAHFRISEACITAIEHVKWSRRLAGPADPANTNPSEPNLMPYVEQIPGDVQSHSAEAVGLQLISRFSEQQLPRLGHLKWLVSEQEAPQQLLPLPIPKHEDHEQASLTRGTASWAPPRQQIIFTEHPSENRAKVLQRQNHRCAGCGMRVAKHLQQHFRYCTYLGKYLCTGCHRNQISAIPARILRSWDFRCYPVCSFAYRLIEQMYAFPLFHVPDLNGQLYKHKELARARRKRLQLRAVKGFIANCRFATREQAFFNAIPAHLTQDADMWSMCDFVDVQNTSMNRSIKEVIALSEQHVHNCVLCTGRAFLCEHCKGGELIYPWQRKVQRCDRCGACFHNACWKTSSRWRSHDDPCPRCSRLQNRAS, from the exons atggccacgcccccgccctcGCCCCCGTTGGCGACAGGCGCGGCAGAGAGCGCTGTGGACGCAGCAGCGGAAGACGCAACAGCGGCGCATCCGCAGCAAAGGCAGCgcctgcagcaacagcagctggCCAGGAATTCGCTTCTCGCGGACTTGCGGAGATCGACGAATTTCTGGTTCCGTGCGGCCAAGTCCAAGGACAGCCTCCAGCTGCTGGCCCAGAGCTGCACCCGGATTCTGCAACATGGCCTG TTGCAGCCCGTGGAACTCCAGCGACTGGCGGACGACTTTGAGTTTCTGCTGGCGAGTGCGGGAAAGCAGCAACTGCAGTCGCAGGCCAGGCCCGCCCCTTATCGTCCGGCTTGCGCCAGAGGCAGTGCGTCATCGGCGGCGGTCGGAGTGGAGGAGTTCCTCAGCGAGTGGACGACCCGCTGCCTGCGCGCCCGCTGCCTCTCGCAGTGCCTCCAGACGCTCGTCTCCGATCCGGAACTGATGGAGCTCTACTACCCCAGCGAGGAGGCCTTTCTGCGATGGTCCAGTGACGCCACTGCCCTGTTCGTTTGTCTCACGGCGGTCCAGCTCAACCAGAGCGGCCTGCTGGGCCAGCTCGAGGTCAGACATCAGCTGCGCCATCGACGCACTTGCTCGCAGCCGAACTTCAGCATCTCGCCCAAGCTGCAAGTGGTGCCGGAGGAGAGGCTACAGAAACGTAGTTTCCTTAGACGTCTCAAGAGTTTGCCAAATCTCAGTCAGGAGGTCGAGGAGTTGGACGACAGGACGTCGTTCAGACGGCGCTGCCAAACGTTCAGCAGCTCGAGGAGCGCCAAGCTGAGGGAAGACCAACTGGACGCCCCATCCACCAGTTCCTGTTCGTCCAGCGACAGTCCCAAACGCATCCAGCTGATCAACTGTGATGACATCAAGATCTGGACCGACCAAACGCCCCAGGAAGTGGCGCCCCAAGGGCACGAGAAGAAGATGCAGGAGGCACCCAAGGTGTCCTCGTCTGTGGGCAGTTATCTGGGCAGTTTATTTGGCTCGACGCCCCTGTACACCAGCTGGTTTCAGCGCGGCGTGGGCGAGGATCTGAATGCCTCTGGCGATGGCGGTATGCTGGACACCTTTCTGCCCGTCAACGGTCGCAAGCTGAAGAAGCAGCAAACGCTGTTCGAAGGCGTCAGCATGCTGGACGAGGCAGCTGCGTCCACAACCGGCGGGACCTCGGCTCCCTGGGACATTCAAGGTTCGGCCGGAGGGGGCAGTACCACCTCAACAACAGCCTCCAGTTCGGTGAGCATCACGCCGGGCAGCGATAAGATCGACCAGCAGTCGCTGGCCTCGTTCCTGCAGATGTCTCGGCAAACGCACAACAACACGCAGCTGGAGAAGGAAAACGCCCACTTTCGCATCTCGGAGGCTTGCATCACGGCCATCGAGCACGTCAAGTGGAGCAGGCGGCTGGCCGGTCCAGCGGATCCGGCGAACACGAATCCCTCGGAGCCCAATCTGATGCCCTACGTGGAGCAGATACCCGGCGATGTGCAGAGCCACAGTGCCGAGGCGGTGGGCCTCCAGCTGATATCCCGCTTCAGCGAACAGCAGCTGCCGCGCTTGGGCCACCTCAAGTGGCTGGTCTCCGAGCAGGAGGCGCCGCAGCAACTGCTGCCCCTGCCCATACCCAAGCACGAGGACCACGAGCAGGCCAGCCTGACCAGGGGCACTGCCAGCTGGGCGCCGCCGCGCCAGCAGATCATCTTCACCGAACATCCCTCGGAGAATCGTGCCAAGGTGCTGCAGAGGCAGAACCATCGCTGTGCCGGCTGCGGTATGCGGGTTGCGAAGCATCTGCAACAGCACTTCCGCTACTGCACGTACCTGGGCAAGTACCTGTGCACCGGCTGCCACCGCAACCAGATTTCCGCGATCCCCGCCAGGATCCTGCGCTCCTGGGACTTCCGCTGCTACCCCGTGTGCTCCTTTGCCTACCGCCTCATCGAGCAGATGTACGCCTTTCCGCTGTTCCACGTCCCGGATCTGAATGGCCAGCTGTACAAGCACAAGGAGTTGGCCAGGGCGAGGAGGAAGCGGCTGCAGCTGCGAGCGGTCAAGGGATTCATAGCCAACTGTCGCTTTGCCACGCG AGAGCAGGCGTTCTTCAATGCCATTCCGGCGCACCTCACCCAGGATGCGGACATGTGGTCCATGTGCGATTTCGTGGACGTCCAGAACACCAGCATGAATCGCTCCATCAAGGAGGTGATCGCTCTGAGCGAGCAGCACGTCCACAACTGCGTG CTCTGTACGGGTCGTGCCTTCCTTTGCGAGCACTGCAAGGGCGGCGAGCTCATCTACCCGTGGCAGCGAAAAGTCCAGCGCTGCGATCGCTGCGGTGCCTGTTTCCACAACGCTTGCTGGAAGACGAGCAGTCGGTGGCGCAGCCACGACGACCCGTGTCCCAGGTGCTCCCGTCTCCAGAATCGCGCCAGCTAG